The genomic region ACAGGATTCCACCGTGGAGGCAATTCCTGATTATAGCCCGATCCAGGGGTCCGGCGGGGAGCGCACGGGTTCAGGTAAAATGAGAAGCGATCCCACCGCATGCGGAGCACGATGAGCAAACGGAAAGGCGCGGAAACCATGGAAACGGTTTTCTCTCCGGCCGTCACCCTTGAGGGGCTGGCCCAGCGCCCGACCCAGCCCCTCGTGGTGGTGATCTCCGGACCCTCCGGGGCCGGGAAAGATTCCCTGATCCGGCGGATGAAGGAGCTACAGGTCCCCTTTCACTTCGTGGTCACCGCCACCTCCCGTCCCCCGCGCCCCGGCGAGGTCGACGGCGTGGATTACCATTTCCTCTCCCGGGAACGGTTCGAGGCCGGTATCCGGGCCGGGGAGTTCCTGGAATACGCGGTGGTCTACGGGGATTACAAGGGCATCCCCCGCTGGGAGATCGAGAACGCCCTGGCCAGCGGTAAGGACGTGATCCTGCGGGTGGATGTGCAGGGCGCGGCCACCCTCCGCCGCCTGATCCCCGAAGCGGTGTTCATCTTCGTCATCCCTTCCTCCCGGGAGGAGCTCATCGAGCGCCTGCGCGCCCGCGGCACCGAGAGCCCGGAATCCATCGCCCGGAGGCTCCAGGCGGTGGAGGAGGAATTAAAGCACTGGGCGGAGTTCGATTACGTGGTCGTCAACCGGAACCAGCATCTGGACGAGGCGGTGGCGGACATCCTGGCGATCATCCGCGCGGAGCACCGCCGAGCGCATCCCCGGGCGGCCCGTCGGGAACCTATGTCCCCTCCGCCGTCGTCTCGATGAAGCGTGCAACCCCACACGCTTCCGAAAGGGGACCTGTCCATGGCGGGAATGGGAGATCTCTTCACGCACGGGCGGGCGGAGTACTGGAAGCGGGAAGCGCCGCTGGCGGCCCGCCTCCGGCCCCGGCGCCTGGAGGAGTTCCTCGGCCAGGACCACCTGATCGGGCCCGGAGCCCCGCTCCGGCGCTTGATCGAAGAAGGCAAACTGCTCAACTCCATGATCTTTTGGGGTCCCCCGGGCACCGGGAAGACCACCCTGGCCCTGCTCATCGCTCAGGCCGCCGGCGCCCACGTGGAAAACCTGAGCGCGGTCACCGCCGGCCTGTCCGACCTGCGTCGGGTGATCCAGGAAGCCCGGGAACGCCGCCGTCTCTACGGCCAGCGCACCCTCCTCATCGTCGATGAGCTCCACCGCTTCAACCGGGTCCAGCAAGACGCCCTGCTCCCCCACGTGGAGGACGGGACGGTGGTGTTCATCGGCATCACCACCGAGAACCCTTACTTCGCCGTCGTCCCCGCCCTGGTCTCCCGCTCCCGGGTGTTCTCGTTCCGTCCCCTCACTGAAGAGGAGATCCTGGCTCTGCTGCGCCGCGCCCTGACCGATCCTGAGAACGGCTACGGCGGGCAGCCCATTGAGGTCCCGGAGGAAGTCCTCCGCTTCTGGGCCCGGCTCAGCGAAGGGGACGCCCGCAGCGCCCTGAACGCCCTGGAGCTGGCGGTCAGCGCCACCGCCCCCGGACCGGACGGGGTGATCCGCATCACGATGGACATCGCCCAGGCGGTGGTCCAGCGGCGAGCCCTGGCCTACGACCGGGAGGCTCATTACGACACGATCAGCGCCTTCATCAAGTCCATCCGGGGCAGCGACCCCGACGCCGCCTTGTTCTGGCTGGCGAAGATGGTGGATGCCGGGGAGGATCCCCGTTTCATCATGCGACGCCTGCTGATCCTGGCAGCGGAGGACATCGGGCTGGCGGATCCCATGGCCATTGTGGTCACGGCGGCGTGCGCCCAGGCCCTGGAGTGGGTGGGGATGCCGGAGGCAGCCTACCACCTCGCGGAGGCCACCCTCTACCTGGCCACTGCCCCTAAAAGCAACAGCGCCGGAGCCTATTTCCGGGCCCTGGAGTTCCTGCGAGCGCATGGAGCCGGCGAGGTGCCCGCGCACCTCAAGGACGCCAGCCGGGACGCGGAGGCCCTGGGCCACGGCCAGGGCTATCAATATCCCCACGAGTTCCCGGGGCACTTCATCCGCCAGTCCTACTGGCCCGTCGGCCTCCCCCGGGTCCGGTTCTACAGGCCCTCGGATCAGGGCTACGAACGGGAGGTCGCCGAGCGCCTCCGCCGCTGGTGGGGCGCCCTTGAAGGACCGGAGCCCTCCTCCATCCCGTCCGAGGAAACGTGAGCGCATCCCGGCCCCAGGATGAACTTGGCGCCGGGTTGGAATCCGAAAGACGAAACATGGGAGGCGGGATTGGCCCGCACGATCGCCGTTGTCAGCCAGAAAGGGGGAGTGGGCAAAACCACCACGGTGGTTCATCTGGGGGTGGCCCTGGCGGAACGGGGAGCGCCCACCCTGCTGGTGGATCTGGATCCTCAAGCGGCCCTGACGGCGGCCTTCGGGATCAACGAGGACCTCCCCTCCGGCATCGAGGCCGCGCTGCTCAGAGGCATTGCCCTGGCCCAGGTGATCCGGAGCATACGCCCGGGTCTGGATCTGGCTCCCGCCACTTTCCAGCTCCACCAGGCGGAGATGAGCCTGCATCAACGGCCCAGCTGGCAACATCGGCTCCGGGAGGTCCTGCGGCCGGCCCAGGAACGCTACGCTTACATCTTGATCGACGCGCCGCCCGGCCTGGGCCCGCTGACGGTGAACGCCCTCACGGCCGCCGACGCCTTCCTGGTGCCCATTCGGCCGGACTATCTATCGCTCCGCAGCCTCAAGGGCCTGCTGATCGCAGTGGGGCGGCTGCGTCAGCAACTGGGGCTCTCCCTGGAGCTCCTGGGCATCCTCCCGACGATGGTCCAGCTCCACGTCCGACACCATCGGGATGTGCTCTCGGAGTTGACCGCCGCCTTCGGTCGGAAGGTGTTCCCGGTTTTCATCCCCCAGACCATCCGCTTCGCGGAGGCGCCGGTGGCCGGCAAAAGCCTCCTGGAGCTCATGGCCAGCCACCCCGGCGCCCAGGCCTACCGTCGCCTCGCCGCCCTCATCGACGAGACCCGCCCGAAAGCCCGCTGAGGCCCGGCCTGGATCCAGCCCGCATGTCCTCCTCACCCGCTCGATCCCGCCCGGGATCCAAACGCCCAGCACGGCAATCCCTCTCGTTCGGCCGCCCGAACCAGTTGCTGGTCAAAGCTCACGAAAAGAATGCCCGCGCCCAGCATCTCCGACCACGTGAGAGCTCCTGCAAGGTGAACCGCATCATATGCGCGCAACCCATAACGCCACGAAAGGTCCGCAGCACGCCGGGCTAAGGCCCCCGTCACAGGAAGCCGAACGTAGAACGCCCAGTGGCTTAGAAAATCCTGCCATGCGCGTCCGGCTTCCGCCGCGGAAAGCCACCCCAGGCGGATCGCTTTGCTCAAGGCGGAAGCCATCTCCACCTGGGCAAGGATAACAGTTCCCGCAAGCACCTCTCCCTCCAGCAGCTGGGCCACCTGATCGCTGTGTGTCTCCTGAACATCACGCTTGACCAGGGCGCTGGTATCCAGATACAGGACTTTCATTCCCGATCCTCTAACACCAGTTCTGCAAGCGTCCCCGGACCATGAAGCCGGACTGCGGGTTGATAGGGGGGCAGCAGGTGGCCGTTCCACTCGATCAGCCCGGCACGCATCAATTGAGTCATGCGGCCTCGAGGATCTTCAGAGAAGGGAAGGATCTGCCCGATCGGCTCACCGCGCTCCATCAGGATGATGGTCTCTCCTTCTTTGACTCGCTGAAGGTAATATCCCAGACGATCCCTGAACTGACGAAGGCCCAAACGGATCACGCCCATGTCGCTCCCCTCCCGGTTGGCATTCTCGTGACTCATGATAGCCCAATCTACATCAACGGTCCCCTTCGCTCCCCTGAGCAAGAGGATAAACGTGAACGGAGCGTCTACAGGGCGATCAGGCCCCGGCGCAGGCCCTGGCGGACGGCTTCGGCGCGATTGACAGCATTCAGTTTTCGGTAAATTGAGGAGATATGGAACTTCACGGTGCGCTCGCGGATGCCCAGCCGGGCCGCGATCTCTTTGTTGGCCAAGCCCTCAGCCAGCAACCGCAGGATCTCCAGCTCCCGGGGCGTGAGCGGCTCACCCGGCTCTTCGATCCCCTCCGGCCGCGCCCCGAACCCGGGCATCCAACGGGGATCGATCACCAAGAGGCCCTCCGCCAGGGCCCGCACGGCCGCCCGCAGTGCATCCGCTGAGGTCTCAAAGAGGAGCACCCCGTAAATCGGGAAACTCATCGCGATGGAGGGGAGCAGCCGCTCCGCCCCTTCCGCATCTTCCACCAAGAAGAGGACCGCCGGCCCCTCGCCGGTCCACTCCCGCCATCCCCATCGCGCATCCATGGCCGGGTGCACCCCCGCCACCACCACAACCTCAGCGCTGGAGCGCCCCAGATCCATTAGGGAGGACGCCTCCTGCACCACCCGGATCTCCTCCCCCTCCAGCATCGCGCGCAGTCCGGCCCGGAGGGCCGGAACGGCCGCCACGACGGCCACGCGGATCATCCGTTCCCCTCCCGGATCAGCCCATCTACTGCGTCCGCCGGGACCGCCAGGCTTTGATCCCCACCCACCACCATCGCGCTCACCCCCACCACCCGTCCCCAGGCGTCCAGCAGCGGGCCACCGGAGTTCCCAGGCGCCAGCGCCGCATCCGTGCGCAACAGACGGAGCGTCCTGCGCGGGCCGCCGGTTCGGACGGTCACCCATCCGCTGAACACCCCCAGGGTGACGGAATAAGGCTCGCCCCATGGATGCCCCAGGGCCAGCATCAGGGATCCCGCCCGGAGCGTGGCCGGATCGCGAAGGGGAAGCGCGGGCCCCACCGGCTGTGGGAGCCGGAGCACCGCCAGATCCAGCTCCGGCTCCACAATGACTGGCACCGCCGGCAAATGCTCCCCCGTCCACAGGGTCACCCGATGGGGCTCGCGGGCGAGCAGATGGGCGCTGGTGACCACAAGCCCCGGCCGCACGAGGAAGCCGGCCCCAAATCCCCCGCGGCCGTTCCACACCCGCACAACGCCCGGGATCACCTGCTCCAGGACGGCCCCCAGGGCGGCATCCACCGCCGCCGGAAGCCCCGCCACGGTCCACCCCGGAAAGGCCATCGCTCCGCCTCCCATGCCTCCCGACGCTCCCCGATGATCAGCGACAGCGTCCGCCGCTCCTCCCCCCGGAGCACCTCCACCTCAACCGAACGACCCACCACATCCCCGAAGAGCCGGGTCTGGAGATCCTCCACCTCCTGGACCGGATGGCCCTGGAAGGCCGTCAGGATGTCCCCCGGGCGCAACCCGGCCTGAGCTGCCGGACTGCCTTCCTCCACCCCCACGATCAGCAACCCATGGGATTGAGGACGCCCCAGGGCCTCCTGTTGCGCCGGGGCGAGGGGAACCGATTGCGTCCGGATGCCCAGGTAGCCCCGGCGGACCTGCCCTTCACGGGCCAGGGCTTCCGCCACCCGCCAGGCCAGCCGGATGGGGATGGACAGCGGGATCCCGGCCAGGCCGGAGGTGTTGATCCCGACCGCTCGCCCTTCCCCATCGATCAGCGGGCCTCCCGAGAAGCCCGGATACATGGTGGCATCGGTGCGGAGATAGCGCTCCAACCATCCGCCCCAGGGGGTGCGGAGCGGACCACCGACCGCGGTGATCACCCCCAGGCTGGCCTGGATGCCCTCTGAGGTGGGCCGCCCCAGGGCCAGGACGATCTGGCCCACTCGGGGTTCCCGCTCCGCGATCTCCAGCACCGGAACCGAGCCCTCTGATACCCGCAACAGCGCCAGATCCGTGGCGGGGTCCCGGCTGATGCGGACGGCCGTCCGCTCCCGGCCGTCCGGCAACACCACCCGGATCTCCTCTCGCTCGATGACGTGGTCCGCCGTCAACACCAGGTCCGCCGCGTAGCCGACCCCGCTGGCCGGCCAGCGATCCCGCGCGTCCACAGTGACCGTGGCCGCCGCCCCTCGCGCGGCGGCCTCCGCCAGGGCCTCGGACAGAGCGACCAGTGGATTCAGAAACTCACGCTCCATGGGGGCCTCCTTTTGTTTCGGTTGCCCGGGGAGCGAGGCCGATCGCCTTCGCCTCCTTCGGGTCTCTGCGCTCAGCATACCGTGGGGAATCCTCCCGGCGCCCCGGCCATGCGGACAGGAGAGATCCCGGACTTCCGGGCAGCCCCTATCTCTTCGTAGAAGCAGCTTTCGACACAACCTTGCCGTCTCGAGGACGGAGGTTCAGGGCTAAAGCTGTAGGAGCAGCTTCCGCCGCGACCCATCAGGGTTCAAAAACAAGAGTTCGGGGCTACAAAAAGACCGATGCCTGCAGGAGCGGCTTCGGCCGCAACCCCTTGTCGCATCGAAGACCGGGGTAGGGTTCACCCCAGCTCACGATAAACCCCAAGGGTGCGCCAGGCGGTCTCCTGCCAGGAGAACTGCCCGGCGCGGGCCCGCGCCGCCGCCCGCCACGCGGGGTCCTCCGCGCGTCGCCACGCGGCCTCCAGCGCCCGGGCCATCCCCTCTACATCCCGGGGATCAAAGAACATCGCCGCTTCCCCTCCCACCTCCCGCAACGCCGGGATGTCCGAGCACGCCACCGGCACCCCGCAGGCCATCGCCTCCAGCACCGGCAGGCCGAAGCCCTCCCAGAGGGAAGGGAAAACGAACAGCCGCGCTCCGCTGTAGAGGGCCGGCAGATCCTCCTCGGGAACCATCCCCAGATCCCGCACGCCCGGCCGGAGCCGCAACGGGTAACGGGGATCCCGCGGGCCGGCCAGGACCAGGGTCGCCGATGGATCCGGGAGCCGCCCCCGCACGCGCGCCCACGCCTCCAGCAATCGATCGATGTTCTTCGATGGCTTGTTCACCCCCACCCAGAGGGCATACGGCGGCCGGATGCCGTAATGGGATAGGACCTCCGCCACCTCCTGGGGAGGGCGCGGGAAGAAATGGGGGTCGGCCGCTTCAGGGGTCACCGCCACCCGGCCGCGGGGGACGCCGAAGAGGCGGAACAAGTCTTCCTGCGTGGCCCGGGAGATCACGAAGACCGCATCCGCCCGGGCCAGGACGCATCGATGCCAGAACCGGTAGAGCCATCGCTGGAGCGGGGACCAGGCGGCGGGCAGGCGCAGCGGGGCGAAATCATGCAACGTCACCGCGAGCGGCGCCGACCGCCGGAGCAGACCCAGGGGGACCGCATAGTGGGGCACGTGGACCAGGGCCTTCGGCCATCGCCGGAGAAGCCAAGGGATCACCCCATGCTCCGCCGGCACAAAGGGAGGGATGGAAACCGGGATCCGCTGCACAGCCGGGAAACGGTCTAACGTCTGGAGATCCCAGCGCCGGTTGGGCGCATGCGGCACGTAGAGCAGGCGCACGCGCAGCCCGGGCTCCAGCGAGAGCATGGCCTCCAGCAGGCGGAAGGCGTAGCGTCCGATCCCCGGGAAGCGATCCTGGATCACCCGGCCGTCGAACACCACCTCCATCCCCGGGCTCTCCCTTACGCGCCGGACGCCCGTTCATACAGCTCCACCAGCACCCCAAAGGCGCTGCGGGGGTGAATGAAGGCATACCGCGTCCCATCGCTCCCCACCAGAGGGGATTCGTGGATGAGCTGCACGCCGGCCTCCCTCAGCCGCTTCAAGGTCCCATCCAGATCCTCCACCTCTACGCAAATGTGATGCAGGCCCGGGCCCCGACGGGCCAGGAACTTCGCGACCCCGGACTCCGGATCCGTGGGCTGCACCAGCTCAATCTCTCCCCCTTCCATGGGGAAGAAAGCCACGCGGACCTGCTCGGCCGGAGCGTCCGCCACCCGCGCCAGGGGCAGACCCAGCAGGTCCCGGAAGAAGGGCAGGGCCGCTTCGAGATCCTCCACTACGATAGCGACGTGGTTCAGCCGTGGCATCTGACAACCTCCCGTTCATCCGCTTTCGGTGATCACCAGGGACCCAACGGGAACGCCGGAAGTCCTCATAGGTCTCCCTGGATAGAGGAGGCCAGCTCCTCCCGCCGTGCGGCACTATGGCCTCTGCGAACACGCCCCATCGGCCATCCCCCCGCGCCAAGCCAGGCACCCGCGCCGTCGATGAGGATGTCCCACCCGCTGGGATGACGCCCAGGGACCAGGCTTTGATGGGCTTCGTCGGTGATCGCATAGAGGACCGCCCACAGCCATCCCAGCAGACCGGGATGCTTCACCGGCTCCGCCTGCAGCGCCCAGCGGGCCAGCGCGGCCAGGATCGCATATTCCAGGGCGTGGGCGGTTTTCTTGAGGAGCGTGTCCAGCCATGGCTCGGGAGCCTGAGGTAGATGAGGCTGGGCGGACAGGAGGAAGATCACCCCCATCCAGGCCAGGGTGAGGGTCCAGCGGATCCCGCGGGGGGCTTCCCGCACGGCCCGCTCAAGGACGCGCTGTCGCTCGGTCCACGGCGTAGGCATAAGCCTGCTCCAGGGTCGGCATCCGGTGTTCCCACTGATGGGCGGCGAGGATCATCCGTCGCGCGCTCTCCCCCATCCGCCACGCCTCCTCCGGACGCTGCAGCAGCATCCAGGCCGCCTCGACCATGGCCGCCGCATCCCCCGGCGGGACCAGCCATCCGGTCTCCCCGTGACGGATGTATTCGGGGACCTGGCCCACGGCGTCAGCCACCACCGGGAGCCCGACGGCGAGCAGGTCGATGAGCTTCATCGGACACTTGGCCCGGTTGATCAGGTCGTCGTCCATGAGATAAAGGGCCACATGGCCCCGGGCCAGGACCTCCGGGAGTCGGGCGGGTTCCACCCAGCCCTCCCAGTGGACCCTCCCGCTCAGGCCGGCCTCGGCGAGGGCGACGCGAAACCGCTCCTCCTCATCACCGAGCGCTTTGCCTACATAAAGAAAGACGAGATCCTCCGCGCGCCGGGCCAGCTCCCCCATCACATACACGAGGCGCTCCAGGCGGAACTCCAGGAAACGGGTGTAGAGGACGACACAAGGCGGTCCCGGGGGTTGCGCCCGCGGCGGGGCGTGGAGGAGGGCAGCGTTGGGCACATAGAACACCCGGCGGCGCGGGATCCCCATCGCCCAGGCGAGGGTCTCCAGGGCGCGGCTGGCCACCGTCAGGGCGTCCGCGCGGGTCATCCCCCATCGCTCCTGCCAGGCGAACAGACGCCGCTGCCAGGGCGTATAGGGGTTCCGATCGTTCCATCCCCCCGGGCCCTCCCAGTCATCGGTGTCCACCACCAGGGCGCCCCGGAAGCGCCCCGCCCGGCGCAGCTGATAGAGGATCCAGTGGACGAACCCGGCGTAGGCTTTGGGTTTGAAAGCGTGCACTACGTCCGGCCGCTCGTGGAGGACAAGACGGACCATTCGTTGGGTCAGGGCGAGGGGCGGCCACGCCCGTGGAGAGAGCGGCACGTAGAGGATGCGCACGCCCTCCTCCTCCCAGGCCCGTCCTGCGTCCTCGACGTTCGGCCAGGGCGGCAACACCAGGACCACCCGGTGGCCCCGGCGGGCCAGGGCCCTCGCCATCGGCAGCGCCCGCGCCGCCATCGTCCCTCGCGGGCGCAGGCCGAAGGGGCCGACCATCACCACGGTCCAGGACATCTGCTCCCCTGACCTCGTCCCCAGCGGGCTCATTCCACCGTCACGCTTTTGGCCAGGTTGCGGGGCTGATCCACATCGCATCCGCGCAGCACCGCGATATGGTAGGCCAGCAACTGCAACGGCACCACCGCCACCGCCGGCTGAAGCCAGCGGGGCGCGTGCGGCACCGAGAGGACCGCATCGGCGCGCGCGGATGCCGCCCGGTCGCCGTCGGTGATCAAGGCGATCACCTGCCCCCGGCGGGCCCGCACCTGCTCCATCTGGCTGAGCATCTTCTCATAAGTCACCGGGTCCTGCAACGCCAGGGCCACCGTCGGCATGCGCTCATCGATCAGGGCGATGGGCCCATGCTTCATCTCCCCCGCCGGATACCCTTCCGCGTGGATGTAGCTGAGCTCCTTCAGCTTGAGCGCTCCCTCCAGGGCGATGGGGTAAAGCAACCCTCGCCCCAGGTAGAGGAAGTCCTCATAACGGTAAAAGGCCCGGGCGACCTCCACCACCTCTGCCTCCCGGTCCAGGACCCGGCCCAGGAGGTCGGGCAGGCGGGCCAGCTCGCGGACGTGCGTGCGGATCTCCTCGGGGCTCAGGGTCCCCCGCAGCTCGGCCAGCCGCAGGGCCAGCAACAGCTCGTCCACGATGGAGGCCGTGAAGGCTTTGGAGGAAGCCACCCCGATCTCCGGGCCGGCGTGCATCAGGATGCAGGCATCCGCCATGCGGTGGGCCTGGGAGCCGATGACATTGACGATGCTCCACAACCGCGCGCTCCCCTCCCGCGCTCGCTCCATCGCCGCCAAGGTATCCACCGTCTCACCGCTCTGGGAGATGGCCAGCACCACCGTGTCCGCATCCAGCACGGGGTCGCGATAGCGGAACTCGCTGCCGTAATCGACCTCGGTGGGGATGCGAGCCAAGGATTCAAAGTAGAACTTGCCCACCAGCCCGGCGTAGTAGGAGGTGCCGCAGGCCACGATCACGATGCGGGAGATCCGCCGCGCTGCCTCGGGGCTCAGCGGGACCTCCTCCAACGTCACCCGCCCGCGCTCGAAATCCACCCGTCCCCGCAGGGTGTCCGTGACCGCCCGGGGCTGCTCGTGGATCTCCTTGTGCATGAAGTGCCGGTATGGTCCTTTGGCCGCCGCCACGGGATCCCAGGGGATGGTCTGTACCGGCAGGTGCACCGGCTCCCCCTCCAAAGTCCACACCCGGACGTTGTCCCGGCGCACCACGGCCATCTGACGGCTTTCGAGGAAGAGCATGCGGCGGGTGTGCTCCAGGATGGCTGGGATGTCCGAGGCGATGAACATCTCTCCCTCCCCCAGGCCGATCACCACCCCTCCGGCGTTGCCGATACGGACGGCGATGAGGCGATCGGGGTGATCGGCGGAGAGGACGACGATGGCATGGGCGCCCTGCAGGGCCTGGAAGGCGCGGCGGGCGGCGGTCTCCAGGTCGGCCCCGGCGCGGAGGTGCGCCTCGATGAGATGGGCGATGACCTCGGTGTCCGTCTCCGAGGTGAAGCGATGGCCCTCCGCCTGGAGGGCCTGGCGCAACTCGAGGAAGTTCTCCACGATCCCGTTGTGGATCACGGCGATGCGCCCCGTGCAATCCCGGTGCGGGTGGGCGTTATGATCTGCGGGGGCGCCGTGCGTCGCCCAGCGGGTGTGGCCCATCCCGATGAACCCGGAGGCCGGCTCCGCCTCCAGCAGGTCCATCAGCTGGCGGATTTTCCCCGCGCGCCGCCGGACCTCCAGCCGGCCGTCCTGGACCACCACCAGCCCGGCGGAGTCGTAACCCCGGTATTCCAGCCGTCTCAGGCCCTCGATCAGGATGGGCACCGCATCCCGGTGCCCGACGTATCCGACAATGCCACACATGGCAGCCTCCCGAGATGAAGGGGGAATTTTCCGGAAGACCATCCTTCGCCCTTCCCGGGCCAGCATCCGGCCGGGAGGGCCTGTCAGGAGGAGCGATCGAGGGCCGCTGCCGGCCGTTTTGTCCCGCCGGTTGCCCGGCGGTTTTGTCGGCCGGCTTCCAGAGGGGGGAAGTAGGGGTCGCGGCCGGACCCCTGGCGGCATCCGCCGAAGCCTCGATTTTCCCCGGCTCAGAAGCCGGGTTAGCCCCGCCGGAGCGGGGAACCGCCTCCCTCGTCACCCGCGGGAGATCTCCCACGGGCCAGGCGCTGGCTTCCCCCCGGATCCCCGCCTGACCATTACGAACCTCCCGAAGACTTGCAGGTTGTCCGGCGATTTTAGAACACACCCCAGATCAACCAAAGGCTGCGTGCAAAGCACAAAGGGCTGCGCGCAAATCTTCCCAGAACCTCTGGAAGGATCGGTCCATCCTCTCGGGTCTCAACACCTCTGCGATCGCCTCGCCGTATTCCGCGCCGCCCAGGATCGGCTCCACCCCCGCCGCACGGATCGCATTGCGCAGCGCATTTTTATACCGATCGCGCTTACATTTGTAACGGAGAGGGCGTGGGCGAGCCCCTGGCACCACCCGAGGAAGCGCTTCGGCATCCTCCAGATACCAACGCTCGATGTGAGGATCCGGAACCGCACAAACCAAGCAGAAAAGACGGGGCTCGATCCGAAACGCTTCCTCCTCCAGCTGACGACGGACTTGCGCAGCGCCCCTGCAATCCCCATCCACTACAACAACCAGCACATCCGGTTGTGGCACCCACCCTTTCCGAATCTCTCTGAGGAATTGTCGCCACTCGCTCCAGACCTTGCTCCCATGAGTTGCGTTCCGAACATCCTCTTCGATCTCTACCCCACACTCCCGGGCAACTCTCTTCGTCAGGCTCCGCACAAAGCGCTCGTGGGCGATATCTTCGAAGAAATATACCACCCGAAGAGCCCGACTCATCCCCAGTCTCCACGCAAGATACGCTGCGAGATCGAGGGCTCCTCCTCCTCCAGCGCCTCGCCCACGGCCGGACGGCGAAAGAGGCCCACAGCTCCCGTGAGCTCCTCAAACGAGCTGCTTCCGTCCCTTCGGACACATCGAATGAGAAGAGCTTCATCGCCCAGATAATCCGGAAGAAGAGGGGAATGCGTGTTGATGAGAACCTGCCTGCGTCGAGAGGCCTCACGCAGCAGGTCTGCGATGATCTTTAATCGCCGGGGATGGACTCCGTTTTCCGGCTCCTCGAGGCCGATGACAGCAGCCGGATTGGAGGGGCTCAGGATCGCAATGAGCCCCAGCAGTCGCAGCGTGCCTTCAGAGATCAAGCGAGCGGAGAAATCCACTCCTCCCTCCCGGATCTTCAAACGGACTTTCCCCTCATCGGTTAGCTCGGTCGAAAATCCCTCCACCGAAGGAACCAGGGCCCGCAGGACGCGCTGCAGGTTGTCAAACTGAAGCGGATCCCGGCGCTGGAGTGTGTAATAAAAGGCGGCGAGATCCCCTCCGGATGAGGTGAGAACCTCCACTTCTTTCACCGGGCTCTCCTCCCGCATCTGACGGGGCTCGAAATAATAGAACTGCCAGCTGGCCAATTCTTCGCGAAAGGCCACTAAGTGGGGATAATGAGGTGGATAAACTGGAAGGGAGACGATTGTATGATTCAACCCGATCTCATATTCCATCGGACGGGCCTGACCCTCCATCCGCAGCCGCAAACGGTTTCCTACCCGCTCCAGAAAGGGACGGCGACGCTCATCGGGGCGCAACTCCCCGCCAACTTCGGTCAAGGCCCGGAGGGATTCATCCTGAACGCGCAGGACTCCGGTCTTGGGGCAGATCGCCACGGTCAGGCGATAGCGCAGAAGACGCTCAGTGATCCGACGAGAGGCTTTGGCCGGGCGTAACTCCCCATTGCCGCCTCGATAGATGTCCATCAACTGCTCCGCACGCCGGATCGCCGTATCGCTCAGCTCCACATCAACTTCCATGGTGAACTCCGCATGATCCCGGCGCAACAGGCCTGCAAGCCCCTCCTCACCATAATAGAAAGCCTCCAGCGGATCCCCCCGGTGCTCCCGAAAGGCATCCGCCAGAGAAGGCCGGGTCGCCATCCGACTGAGCAGCCCGAGGGCATCGAACAGGTTGCTCTTGCCACCGGCGTTGGGCCCAATGATCAGCGTGAGCGGACGGAGGGCCAGCTCCACACCCCGAAGAGACTTGTACCCATCGACCAGAACCCGCCGGATCATCCTTGGCTCCTGGGCTTTCCCTGGCGCTGCTCTTGGCATCTACAGAACACCCCGGATCTTTTCCATTATAATCCAGGTGGAGGATA from Thermoflexus hugenholtzii JAD2 harbors:
- a CDS encoding S1C family serine protease, coding for MEREFLNPLVALSEALAEAAARGAAATVTVDARDRWPASGVGYAADLVLTADHVIEREEIRVVLPDGRERTAVRISRDPATDLALLRVSEGSVPVLEIAEREPRVGQIVLALGRPTSEGIQASLGVITAVGGPLRTPWGGWLERYLRTDATMYPGFSGGPLIDGEGRAVGINTSGLAGIPLSIPIRLAWRVAEALAREGQVRRGYLGIRTQSVPLAPAQQEALGRPQSHGLLIVGVEEGSPAAQAGLRPGDILTAFQGHPVQEVEDLQTRLFGDVVGRSVEVEVLRGEERRTLSLIIGERREAWEAERWPFRGGPWRGFRRRWMPPWGPSWSR
- a CDS encoding glycosyltransferase family 4 protein, yielding MEVVFDGRVIQDRFPGIGRYAFRLLEAMLSLEPGLRVRLLYVPHAPNRRWDLQTLDRFPAVQRIPVSIPPFVPAEHGVIPWLLRRWPKALVHVPHYAVPLGLLRRSAPLAVTLHDFAPLRLPAAWSPLQRWLYRFWHRCVLARADAVFVISRATQEDLFRLFGVPRGRVAVTPEAADPHFFPRPPQEVAEVLSHYGIRPPYALWVGVNKPSKNIDRLLEAWARVRGRLPDPSATLVLAGPRDPRYPLRLRPGVRDLGMVPEEDLPALYSGARLFVFPSLWEGFGLPVLEAMACGVPVACSDIPALREVGGEAAMFFDPRDVEGMARALEAAWRRAEDPAWRAAARARAGQFSWQETAWRTLGVYRELG
- the mce gene encoding methylmalonyl-CoA epimerase, translating into MPRLNHVAIVVEDLEAALPFFRDLLGLPLARVADAPAEQVRVAFFPMEGGEIELVQPTDPESGVAKFLARRGPGLHHICVEVEDLDGTLKRLREAGVQLIHESPLVGSDGTRYAFIHPRSAFGVLVELYERASGA
- a CDS encoding VanZ family protein, producing MPTPWTERQRVLERAVREAPRGIRWTLTLAWMGVIFLLSAQPHLPQAPEPWLDTLLKKTAHALEYAILAALARWALQAEPVKHPGLLGWLWAVLYAITDEAHQSLVPGRHPSGWDILIDGAGAWLGAGGWPMGRVRRGHSAARREELASSIQGDL
- a CDS encoding glycosyltransferase family 4 protein; translation: MSWTVVMVGPFGLRPRGTMAARALPMARALARRGHRVVLVLPPWPNVEDAGRAWEEEGVRILYVPLSPRAWPPLALTQRMVRLVLHERPDVVHAFKPKAYAGFVHWILYQLRRAGRFRGALVVDTDDWEGPGGWNDRNPYTPWQRRLFAWQERWGMTRADALTVASRALETLAWAMGIPRRRVFYVPNAALLHAPPRAQPPGPPCVVLYTRFLEFRLERLVYVMGELARRAEDLVFLYVGKALGDEEERFRVALAEAGLSGRVHWEGWVEPARLPEVLARGHVALYLMDDDLINRAKCPMKLIDLLAVGLPVVADAVGQVPEYIRHGETGWLVPPGDAAAMVEAAWMLLQRPEEAWRMGESARRMILAAHQWEHRMPTLEQAYAYAVDRATARP
- the glmS gene encoding glutamine--fructose-6-phosphate transaminase (isomerizing); amino-acid sequence: MCGIVGYVGHRDAVPILIEGLRRLEYRGYDSAGLVVVQDGRLEVRRRAGKIRQLMDLLEAEPASGFIGMGHTRWATHGAPADHNAHPHRDCTGRIAVIHNGIVENFLELRQALQAEGHRFTSETDTEVIAHLIEAHLRAGADLETAARRAFQALQGAHAIVVLSADHPDRLIAVRIGNAGGVVIGLGEGEMFIASDIPAILEHTRRMLFLESRQMAVVRRDNVRVWTLEGEPVHLPVQTIPWDPVAAAKGPYRHFMHKEIHEQPRAVTDTLRGRVDFERGRVTLEEVPLSPEAARRISRIVIVACGTSYYAGLVGKFYFESLARIPTEVDYGSEFRYRDPVLDADTVVLAISQSGETVDTLAAMERAREGSARLWSIVNVIGSQAHRMADACILMHAGPEIGVASSKAFTASIVDELLLALRLAELRGTLSPEEIRTHVRELARLPDLLGRVLDREAEVVEVARAFYRYEDFLYLGRGLLYPIALEGALKLKELSYIHAEGYPAGEMKHGPIALIDERMPTVALALQDPVTYEKMLSQMEQVRARRGQVIALITDGDRAASARADAVLSVPHAPRWLQPAVAVVPLQLLAYHIAVLRGCDVDQPRNLAKSVTVE